The Raphanus sativus cultivar WK10039 chromosome 2, ASM80110v3, whole genome shotgun sequence DNA segment CGTCAGCAAATGCTCAAgatttgtaattttatgtttttgatctTGGTTTGTTTTAGTagttaacatataaatttgaattcctatcaaatatatttcatggtattgaTGATCCAAAAAGATGAAgagtactattattatttttaaagatgaGTATATTGTCTTGAAGTATTAGCTAGCAAAACTATACCGACTAAACCAAAATGGTTTTCATAACTAGACTCGTCCAGAAGAAATTGTGTTGTAGCCCTTACAAGCCCTTTCATCATGTAAAATTTTGCACTTTTATCGACTTTGGGGAGAATATGAAGTTTACTCAAGTACACAGTGGACTTGAACCGGGTATTTTACAAGGGAGAGTAACAAGTTGTCGGTTTGATGTCGCAATGAATGATGTTCCTGTCGTGGATGTATGTGAGAACAGACAGACAAGACATCTCTAACGAATATTTTGACATCTGACTCAAGTAGCTTTCTGTGGTTATCTTCGATCAATCGGCAATGGTTTTTTCGAAGCAATACTCAAGAATCAGAATATATTGCATAGAATGACCCAATAAATCATGCTCTGCGTGTGCGATCTCATCGCCATAGCAGCAGGCAACAAAAGGTGATTGTAGATGTATTAAAGTCATGCATTCGTCCATGAGACTTGAAGCGTGAGAAAGATGTGCAGTTTTGATGGCTCTTTGGACTTTGCTGCTCGTATTAGACATTAGATAAACGAACCGTATCATCCTCTTCCGAGTAAGAGAGTAAACCAACAAGGACAACTTTATTTTTCCTCAATCATGTTACAGTGGCAGCAGAAGATATTTTCAGAAGGaccaatttgaaaaaaaaaaattgttatctcTTTGagagaaaattataatttttctttttttcttcatcatTTTCGGCTTTATTAGTGGTGGATGTACCTTAGCCGTAGCAAGCTCGAGGTCTTTTTGCAGTAgagaatttttttgaaaatcaaatgTGATGGAAACTAAACGatgatttttgtaattttaagtttttagagaGAAACTTTTAGTTATTGGTttgtttaaaatctttttttttttttttttttttttttttttttttgtaacgggGTTtgtttaaaatctattttagtataaaaaGGTTATATTGATAAGTCATAATGGCTTGTTCAAGAAATGGAAGAGGACAAGTTCTTCAACAGTGTCATGAGAGCACAAGACTGGTGTGCACACTGAATAATGTATACCACCAAGTCACAAGGTTTCAagttctagaaaaaaaatattgttaaaactTAAATCTCATAAGAAGTTTATGGTGGTTTAGTGAGACGTTAATCCTCCGAAAACATATAGAATTATAGGATGTAAAATTATCTATATAGTGATTCtcatttttttgtaataatattattaatcagCCTAAAAAAAGTCACAAGGTTTAACTAGGCAAGGGTGATGAGTTCGTAAAAGGAAGCTCAGGGACATCAAATCAAGAAGTCAGAGACAAAAGATAGAGGAGGTTGAAATGACAAAAATGTCACGCTCAATGTATAACGACATTGATCGTATGGTACCTCTGGTAAGTATAGTTTTGTAGAGAGGAGGAAAGGAAAAGAGAATCTCGGGAAAGAGAAGATTGATTGATTGGTTGGTGAGCTATTCTTTAggatacaaaaaataattgatgCCGACTTCGAAGCTTCAAGCTCTCTGGAATCACCCTGCCGGTCCTAAAACCAGTGAGTCATGTTCAACGATATAGCTTTGTTTTTATTTGCATCGATTTTGATTATACTCCTTTTCCTTTTTGATGATcgattttttgtttaataaattgCTCAACTAATGGTGTGACCGTTGTCTCTAGAGGCATGTTTAAATTCTAGGATTGGAATGAACATGTTGCTACTTGCTAAAAGAAATGTTTTCACAACTTTGATTGTGCAAAACACAAAGAATCACACTCTTTCCTCTATATATGTCTCAGTGTCTGTCATATGAATTTAAGTCTCTGTTACTACATTCTCATGAATTGAAATCAATGGAAGCTCTATTGGTGAAAGTGAGCGACTCTCGTTTTTTCAATTTATTGATTGATTGTCAGTACATTTCTGGGCGCCAACGTTCAAGTGGGGTATCAGCATTGCTAACATTGCTGACTTTGCAAAACCTACTGACAAAATCTTCTACCCTCAACAGCTTGGTATTATATATCTGCTGTTACCAAAGAATGATTATGAAGATAAGATCTTCTTGCTTGTAATTGATAATTAGGTACcaagatatttgttttttttttcttttgattctcAGATCTTATTGGTCGGATTACGAAATCATTTTCCAATGTTTTTTCAGTAAATCCGGTATGTTATTTGCTCAACTGATAAAAAGAGATCAGAAGCTCCATTCATATTGCTACTTTCAAAGTACATCCTGTAAAGTGAAATCAAATGTTTTGAACGTGTAGTCAAATTAACATCAGACTGGCAACAAGAAATCTCAATGAAATTGCATCTTAACTTCCTAATTATTGAGTTTGGACTTGACCTTTAGGTTAAGGAACATGCCAACAGAGTAGACTAGTGGAGGAGGAGCATGATGATTTGAATCATTCAGACATCTCTAACCACTGTCTacattgtatttttttctaacgACATTGATTGAGTTTAGGATGAACGAACTTGAGTTGCACTGAACGAAAAAAGTTCTATCCATATTCATAATCAAAACCTTCTGAATCCTTAATCAAATTGAAAAGACAAGAATCCTCTGTGAATTGAATTGTTCAGTTTCCGAATCAATGAGTCTGATCatcaaagaagaaaaggaagaagccATGGACGTACATAGACCATCCCTAACAAATGCTTTCTTCTCTCTGTATATGTCTCTTGTTCATGACGACAGTGAAAGTTAATAAGAAGTCTGATAAGCTAAAACCCTGAGTTACGCAATGGCGCCAGTTTTTTTAATCACTCTTCCAATGGCTCGGCCCCTCCTTTAGGATTGTTTTCAGAATCCTCATCGTTAGCATTTAGGTTGAGTCCTAAATCCTTAGTGCTTTCGTTGAGATCTTGTCGCACTACTTTTTCTTCCTCCTGCTTAGATTAGATACAAACACATGAGAGGTTTAGTATCAAATTTGCGTTAACTTACAGAAGATCACTTCTTCAAATGGACCTTAAGTGTATTCAAACTTTAAAAGATGGAAGACATTGACTATATATCTAAAGAGTGAACAAATCCTAGAGTCCAAGAGTTCAATGGAAGTTTCTTAGTTTGCTGCTAGAATGGTAAGTagacatttttttaaaacaagccaacgacaatttagtgTCTTGAACAAATGGTTCCAGAAGCCAAGGTTAAACCTGATTATCTTCCATGGGAAGATCATTCATGTCAGGTTTTTCCTCAACTTGTGCTATCTCCTTCTCTTTGCTTGGCTCTGCTGCAGTTGCGTCATCCTCCTCCTCAACCTTGTCGTCTTCCTCAGTTTCTGTAGCTTCCTTCTTCTGCTCCTCAAGTAGTGCGATCTACACCATTTTAatcacactttttttttttaacttatggaataaaaaaaaatgataatgatAATCAAATCGCACCATCTCTGTAATAAGTAAATGCCTCTTTTTCTCCGGAAGTTGTCGGAATGACTCGTAATAAGATATCGGCTACAATTGTAAAggttttatcaataaaatttcCATTTATACGCGATCTTGGCATAGGTAGTAATCCATTCTATAActctttttatttcctttaacttttcttttgtgAGATCATCAAATATTTGAAGTTCCACATTGTTAATCCAACCCAATTTATCAAACCATACAATCCCAATGTCTATAAGACTATAACCTAGAATATAGGGCCCTATTAGATCTTCAACTATCAAGACATGCTCAACTAATCATTCCCACATCGCTAATCCTCAGTTAATTCAATAAAAAGAGACGTAAGCTAGTCCTTGATGGGAGCTCAAAGCTGTCTCTATTTCAAAGTTAATACGACGATTAAAACCCTAATCGAGCTCCAACCAAAACCGTATAGCTCAGTCCAATGCAACAAAGGCAAAATCAATCAACAAACTAACCGGCACGTATTTGAATCTCCGCCGCGGAGGTTCTTCTGCCTCCTCCGGCGCCGCCGTCTCCGTCGTCACAGGCTCTTCGCTGGGAGAATCACTCTCGCTTTTACCATCTTCGTTCCCGTTGCCGCCCTGAGACAATGGAGCCCACTTAAAGAACAGCAAATGCGATCCCTCGGAAGccgaaccaccaccaccgtTAACGACCGAGGAGGAGGCGTTGTGTTTCTTGGTGGAGGAGGGAGAGACGTGAacccacttcttcttccacttccTCACCGGACCCGTGAATACCGTCGCCGGTCCTCCGTAACGAGTCGACGACCTACCTAACCGACCTCCTACTCCTTCCATTAAACGTCCTCGCCGATTCGCTTTATCAAATTCCAAATTTCAAATCACGATCCCGCCGCTATTGAATTTTATATTCCAGGTTTTAATGAATTTTACAGAATCTATGTTTTCGTCTCTCTTTCAGATCGCCGATCTTATTCGGAGTTTTTTCGAGAAGAGAAGACTCTCGTCGCACCAGAGGGTTTCACTAGGCTAACTGTAATAAACCTAGGAAGGAACACTCTTTCTCAGCCAGAGGATCTCGGCTAATCTTTGACCTAGTAGTAGCGGCGAGCGCTAAATCGAAAAGACCTTTCTAACCCTGATGTTCCATCCTATATAGATATCGGCTAACCCTCATGTTACAGCACCATCGTCTCTTCTTCACGGCGCCTAGTATTAGGGTTCTCACATCTTTTTCAATTGGAGGGTTTTAGGGGTTATCTTTATCAAATTAACGTTTATTGATTAGATTTTTATTACCGGTGGGGCTACTTTGTACCAAGAGAAGGGTTTATCTGAATATCCTTATTCTTGAATTGGCCAATACGGCTGTAGCTAGATCAATTCAGAAGCTATCTGGCCGGTGGTCGCGAGAGAGGTTTAAATCTCTCCGGTCGATTTATCTGCTTACCGAGTTtcttacactttatttttaatatatggttCTGTCTCGGTGttcgaaaaaaaaatatggttcTGTCTCATCATCGTGGAGAATTTATTAGATTTGTATTATTGGTTGGGCTACTTTGTACCAAGTGAAGTGGTTGTCGGTACCTCTTATTCTTGAATTGGCCAATACGGCTGTAGCTAGATCGAATCAGAAGCTATCTGGCCGGTGGTCGCGAGTGAGATTCAAATCTCTCCGGTCGATTCATCTGCTTACCGAGTTtcttacattttttaaatatatgattcttTCTCGTAAGTTGTGtcttttttcttctcaaaaCTCTCGTTCAAGAGAAAGGATATAAAAGAGAGTTGCAAACTTGAAACAATTGTAATTTTCAAAGAACCTTTCTCGTATATAAAGCTTTTGGCTCCTTTCCAGGCGATCTGCTCTTTCTTAATGAGCAGCTATGTGTCTTATGGGTGCCTATACGAATATACGTAACTCTTAATTTTATTCATcttttctaaagtttttttcGATGTTAACTTCGATAacgaatgttttgtttttggtaatTTGTTATGGGTTTGTGCTTGACAGAAGATGATATAAAAGGTATGTTTCGAGGTCGAGCTGgtataaacaaatgaaaacgtCTTCGGCGTGATATGAGCAATTAATCTCTATTTTAATTGG contains these protein-coding regions:
- the LOC108826702 gene encoding uncharacterized protein LOC108826702 isoform X1, with the translated sequence MEGVGGRLGRSSTRYGGPATVFTGPVRKWKKKWVHVSPSSTKKHNASSSVVNGGGGSASEGSHLLFFKWAPLSQGGNGNEDGKSESDSPSEEPVTTETAAPEEAEEPPRRRFKYVPIALLEEQKKEATETEEDDKVEEEDDATAAEPSKEKEIAQVEEKPDMNDLPMEDNQQEEEKVVRQDLNESTKDLGLNLNANDEDSENNPKGGAEPLEE
- the LOC108826702 gene encoding uncharacterized protein LOC108826702 isoform X2; translated protein: MEGVGGRLGRSSTRYGGPATVFTGPVRKWKKKWVHVSPSSTKKHNASSSVVNGGGGSASEGSHLLFFKWAPLSQGGNGNEDGKSESDSPSEEPVTTETAAPEEAEEPPRRRFKYVPIALLEEQKKEATETEEDDKVEEEDDATAAEPSKEKEIAQVEEKPDMNDLPMEDNQEEEKVVRQDLNESTKDLGLNLNANDEDSENNPKGGAEPLEE